Within the Bombus vancouverensis nearcticus chromosome 10, iyBomVanc1_principal, whole genome shotgun sequence genome, the region GAGCAGGAAAAATTGTTACAATGCTACATGCTGGATCTTCCCAATATCGTTAATGAGACAACGATCGATAGGTACGTCGACACGTCAACGGGTAATATACACGGAGAAAAACCATTAACTCCGAATAGTCTCAACACCCAAGGATACAAGCCATGTGAAACGTTCGTTTATGATAGAAGCAAATATAAAAGTACTACTACTTCTGAGGTATATTTCATGTCTTCGTGACATTAAAATGATAAACCCAAATATTTTCTATACCTTCGAAcgttttaacaaataattatctcgttttatttccaGTGGAATTTAGTTTGCGATAGGTCATGGTTGAGAGCTACGGGGGATTCGTTGTTTATGGTAGGAGTCATGCTTGGCTCGATGATTTTCGGTGGTTTGTCCGATAAGTTTGGGCGTAGACCAATTTTCTTCCTGTCTTTAGTCATACAGTTGGTCGGTGGTATACTAGTCGCAATTTCCCCCGAGTATATTTCCTACGTTGTCTTCAGGTTAATAGTTGGCTCCACTACTAGTGGAGTCTTTTTAGTCGCCTATGTAATAGGTAAAGTCTTACGAATttcgtatatttaataaatctcATATATTCTTCACtactattatttaatattatagctTGATGTTATAATACTGACAATGAGAACGACAACGTTGCCTTTCAGCCTTGGAAATGGTAGGACCAAAGAAGCGTTTGGTAGCTGGGGTCGGCTGCCAATTGTTCTTCACAACTGGATATATTCTAACTGCTGGTTTTGCGTATTTTATAACCGATTGGAGAATGCTACAAATCGCTATCACTGTGCCTAGCATTGCGTTTCTTCTCTACTGGTGGTAAGATCAATATCTCTTTGTTCAATGCTTTcaatcaaaatatatttttcttttcttcatttttttaaatattgttgtGACAAACTTTATAGGTTCATTCCTGAATCCGCACGTTGGCTATTGACAAAGGGTCGTGTACAAGAGGCGAAAGATCTCCTCCAACGAGCTTCCTTAGAAAATGGCGTAGAGATGCCGAGCGAAGCTCTGGATACGCTTCTTAATAGTAATAACGAGGAAACTACACCAGATTATAGAAAGCCATCGTTATTTGACCTTTTTCGGTATCCAAACTTGAGAAGAAAGAGTATTCTACTATTTTTCAATTGGTAATCTTTACTTTGATTTTCCTTCTGATTTTTCAGTATTTTTTGGCATATAGTATTTGCAAATATATCATCCTTTCCTTATTAATAGGCTTGTAAATAGTGGCACATATTATGGTTTATCCTGGCATGTGTCCAACCTTGGTGGCAACGATTACGTTAATTTCGTCATATCCGGGTTGGTGGAAATACCTGCATACACGTTTTTAATCTTTACATTGAATCGTTGGGGAAGAAAGATCATCCTGTGCGGTTGCATGCTAATAGCAGGATTTGCATTACTTGGAATCTTGCTTGTACCTGCTGGTTAGAAccaaaacaaaaattaaattttattgcattgtttttttaatcaataaatttattaatattttctaatttatgaatatttttagaTGCTCAGTGGCTCGTAATATGTTTAGCGATGATCGGTAAGCTCACAATTACATCATCTTATGGTGCTATTTACGTTTTTACTGCCGAACAATTCCCTACGGTTATTCGAAATGTCGGTCTTGGAGCAAGCTCGACTTTCGCTCGAATCGGTGGAGTAATTGCTCCACATGTCATTCACTTGGTAATTCATTACTTTAACTTCCTAATCATGTTTATGATGtatttatttttgataaatacTATTTTCTAGTCTGAAATCTGGATGCCTCTACCATTTGTTATTTTTGGATCGTGTGTACTTTTTGGTGGAGTTATGTCGTTACTCCTTCCAGAGACGTTAAATAAGAAGCTCCCAGAATCTATACAAGATGGCGAATTATTTGGAAAGTATGTTGATATACGACACTTCTTTTACATTTCTCAaggtaaaatatcaaaaaatccTATTATCACATTTCCATGATTTTAGGAAatcggagaagaagaagaaaaagcaacAACTAGATATAGAACAACTAAACGAAGTTGATGTGATAAAACCATTGAAACCACAAGAAAACGGTGTTCACGAGAAACAAAACGGATGACGTTAAATTAGGAAAAAAATACAACGGTTATGCTCAAAGTATATACTTCAATCCTGTCTGATTGTATTTTAGGCACCCTTGTATACGCGTCTTACGTATACTAATCTTAGTGTGCCCATTGCAATACTGCAATAccaaaaacaaaacaaaaagaaaacaaaatcaCATTTATCTTTCAAATTATATCACCAATGATGTAGATTGCTTTTAATCAAACGAAACATGCAAAACGTGAAATCAAAGGATGATAAGAAATGTATACTTAGACTTTCAGCTTGTTTCGTAATTACTGGAAAATACACAATGAAAGCAAGAAGGTAGCAGTTTCCTTATGTTTATACATACACGTAATATACAGCTTTTGTATTTAATAGCACATAAAAATTCTGCCAgcatatatatcatttattttaatttctaaatgtGGTTTACATACATGTTAAGTGACCTTGAAATATAAGCCTGTAAAAGCTTCTTTCGAAAGCTCACGCaggaaataattatatttctgcGCCGAGATCGCAGATAAAAAATACAAAGACTTTGACGTTTTAATTATGTCTTTATTTCATTATTAGTAATATATAACACATACCCCATCCTcctattttaatcattttaatattttagatgtattactgttttaaaataaaatgttcaattttataaaatctcaaatttttagattttataGCTTGTGCTGACACCTGCTGGAAAGCGcaataaattttgttaatatatCGAAATGTGGAAAATATCGATTCTTTGAAGTATATCGAAGACGCCTCAACTTTCTTGTTTTCCCGCGTAAACTGTTACGAATGCGTACCGGTTGCATTCAGTCGTGtttgtgtatacaaattttataatcgTCAaggtatttgtaaaaatatttataaataatattgtgtTAAAACAGTAAGATTATTCGGAAAAGATGGATATTGATCGAGATCAAAGATTAGAAGAGATACAAAGAGAGTATATGGATTTTTTAGATGATATGGTAAGtttgtaaaattttataattcttaaCCCTATATTATTCATCCTTTTTCTTACTTATTCCTTAGGAAGATCAAGGCATTTATACTACTCTTGTTAAAAATATGATTGAAGAAAACAATCGCAGACTATATGTAAATGTTAACGATTTACGAAGAAAGAATCCTATTCGTGCATCGAGGTATGCATAAATCTACTTTGTTCATTC harbors:
- the Orct gene encoding organic cation transporter, which translates into the protein MAYDDVILRMGEFGRYQRRIYLLLCLPAISCAFHKISGVFLSAKMNARCLLPHENPENATYFLPPHILNTSYPGGYEQEKLLQCYMLDLPNIVNETTIDRYVDTSTGNIHGEKPLTPNSLNTQGYKPCETFVYDRSKYKSTTTSEWNLVCDRSWLRATGDSLFMVGVMLGSMIFGGLSDKFGRRPIFFLSLVIQLVGGILVAISPEYISYVVFRLIVGSTTSGVFLVAYVIALEMVGPKKRLVAGVGCQLFFTTGYILTAGFAYFITDWRMLQIAITVPSIAFLLYWWFIPESARWLLTKGRVQEAKDLLQRASLENGVEMPSEALDTLLNSNNEETTPDYRKPSLFDLFRYPNLRRKSILLFFNWLVNSGTYYGLSWHVSNLGGNDYVNFVISGLVEIPAYTFLIFTLNRWGRKIILCGCMLIAGFALLGILLVPADAQWLVICLAMIGKLTITSSYGAIYVFTAEQFPTVIRNVGLGASSTFARIGGVIAPHVIHLSEIWMPLPFVIFGSCVLFGGVMSLLLPETLNKKLPESIQDGELFGKKSEKKKKKQQLDIEQLNEVDVIKPLKPQENGVHEKQNG